Proteins encoded within one genomic window of Microcoleus sp. bin38.metabat.b11b12b14.051:
- a CDS encoding DUF3352 domain-containing protein, with translation MPAKKPKLLIAAAIIAAGSAAVYLYFHGLSQQVSNPQDSAKVVPDEATMAAFISPNPQALSELQQFGTPGAQKLVGAGLKAFQEQSLAGTQIDFDRDLKPWLGGVMVALLPPDAGAKTEAPKLLVVVSVKNKISAWNFANKLKSQPGATIQETEYQGIKISEIAEPTGKRYSVALLNDQLVMAPLRKPVELAIDTFKGSPSLATEKSTSKYFAESAGVKNPIATVYIADYPAAMKQLKANLPDDFNLPSTVLSQFKQVKSLVAGIGADSSGLRIKTIAQLDPKFAQQKPQFASKLLPRFPGETIALVGGKGINQFWSQATAEAKNSPEVDRGIEQVRSSFKRLDLDADRDVFGWMNGEFAIGAIGSDRGILSQLGMGAAMIFETSDRPAAEATLKKLDAIAKSNPTVSVAPRQIQGKEVTEWQIPQQGTLFGHGWLNQNSVFVAFGGPLVDVITTAPPEPLSSSRSFQAIATSLPQANQGYFYINMEKTMSWANRYLLAVQPNLVSPPVSEFLNSLRGVSVATTSTEPTTAQLEMLFAFKPNN, from the coding sequence ATGCCTGCAAAAAAACCAAAGCTTCTAATTGCTGCCGCCATCATCGCAGCAGGTAGCGCCGCGGTGTACCTTTACTTCCACGGTTTGAGCCAACAAGTATCCAACCCTCAAGACAGCGCCAAAGTTGTACCCGACGAAGCAACGATGGCCGCCTTCATCTCCCCAAATCCCCAAGCGCTCTCAGAATTGCAGCAATTCGGCACCCCCGGCGCTCAAAAGTTGGTCGGTGCGGGTTTGAAGGCCTTTCAAGAACAAAGCTTGGCAGGCACTCAAATCGACTTTGACAGGGATTTAAAGCCTTGGCTGGGGGGGGTGATGGTTGCTTTGTTGCCCCCTGATGCTGGCGCCAAAACCGAGGCTCCTAAGCTGCTGGTTGTAGTCAGCGTCAAAAATAAAATTAGCGCTTGGAATTTTGCCAATAAATTAAAATCTCAGCCCGGTGCAACTATTCAGGAAACTGAGTATCAAGGAATTAAAATTTCAGAAATTGCAGAGCCCACCGGCAAGCGCTACAGTGTGGCTTTGCTTAACGACCAATTAGTGATGGCTCCTTTGAGAAAGCCTGTGGAATTGGCGATCGACACTTTTAAAGGATCGCCCTCCCTTGCTACCGAGAAGAGTACAAGTAAGTATTTTGCAGAGAGTGCTGGCGTTAAAAATCCGATCGCAACTGTTTACATTGCTGACTATCCAGCCGCCATGAAGCAATTGAAAGCTAATTTACCCGATGATTTCAATTTGCCTTCAACAGTGCTTTCGCAGTTCAAACAAGTCAAGTCTTTAGTAGCGGGAATAGGGGCGGACAGTTCAGGCTTAAGAATCAAAACTATCGCTCAGTTAGACCCTAAATTCGCACAGCAAAAGCCGCAATTCGCATCGAAATTGTTACCCAGATTTCCTGGTGAAACCATTGCTTTAGTAGGCGGTAAGGGAATTAATCAATTTTGGTCGCAGGCTACAGCAGAGGCAAAAAATAGCCCGGAAGTTGACAGGGGTATTGAGCAGGTGAGAAGTAGTTTTAAACGCTTGGATTTAGATGCGGATCGTGATGTTTTTGGGTGGATGAATGGGGAATTCGCGATCGGGGCGATCGGTTCGGATCGAGGTATTTTGTCTCAGTTGGGGATGGGGGCGGCGATGATTTTTGAAACGAGCGATCGCCCCGCAGCCGAAGCCACCCTCAAAAAACTCGATGCGATCGCCAAAAGCAATCCTACAGTCAGCGTCGCCCCCAGACAAATCCAAGGCAAAGAAGTTACAGAATGGCAAATACCCCAGCAAGGCACTTTATTCGGGCACGGCTGGCTGAATCAAAATTCTGTGTTTGTCGCTTTCGGAGGCCCTTTAGTCGATGTCATCACCACAGCGCCGCCAGAACCGTTAAGCAGCAGTCGGAGTTTTCAGGCGATCGCGACTTCTTTACCCCAAGCCAACCAAGGTTACTTTTATATAAATATGGAAAAAACCATGTCATGGGCTAACCGTTATTTGCTCGCAGTACAGCCAAATTTAGTTTCGCCGCCCGTCTCTGAATTTCTCAATTCTCTCCGAGGAGTCAGCGTAGCTACAACTTCCACAGAACCCACAACTGCTCAACTTGAAATGCTGTTTGCCTTCAAACCTAACAATTAG
- a CDS encoding CHAT domain-containing protein: protein MNGENASEQLNERVIQLYSEGKFTEAIEIAEKALTLAQSLHPGDHPQVAASLTNLATLYRSEARYAEAERLSLQALEMRKRLFNGDHPDVAQSLNNLATLYYSQGRNEKAEPLYLQALEMTKRLFNGDHPDVAAIMNNLGQLYDSQGRYADAEPLLKKALEMRKRLFTGDHSDVAQSLNNLALLYDSQGRYADAEPLFQKALEMWQHLFKGDHPDVATMMNNLVEIYNVQGLYAEAEPICLQALEMRKRLFNGDHPHVTVSLNTLASLYSSQARYAEAEHFYLQALKMCQRLFNGDHPNVAAMMNNLASFYDSQGGYTDAASLLKKALKMCQRLFNGDHPDVAAMMNNLGLLYDSQGCYADAEPLLQKALEMRKRLFTGDHPDVAQSLNNLALLYSSEGRYTDAKPLFKKALEMWQHLFKGDHHDVATSLNNLAGLYDSQGQYAEAEPFCLQALEMKKRLFNGDHPDVAFSLNNLASLYSSQGRYTDAEPLFQKALEMWQHLFKGDHPDVGTSLNNLAGLYDSQGRYTDAEPLFQKALEMRKRLFDGDHPDVATSLNNLALLYSSQGRYADAEHLYQKALEMWERVFNGDYPNIARGLNNLASVYSSQGRYAKAEPVLQKALEMTQRLFKGDHPDVARSINKLAELLAGTNRPQEAFEKMHEAIEMYERLIRSNFAFSSEQERLQSIKNKRSNFYAFLSLISQYFSDSPEQVQKALDVVLKRKSMTAAALAAFNFAIHSQRYSHLKPQFNRLRSLQEQLYHRTYNPPLPDPEQPIELYRIRLREYQKDIAELENQCQQLEKQLAAEVPEIQLDHQTLDRRAVALELPANSVLVEYVRFDRYDFTAAKAQNWQSAEYWAFILPSQNPDAVQMISLGEAQPIDDLIEKVRQVLSLDKNTPPPETRANKKGKTRDEALKELLKKHQYDAQEPNALREKIFDPLLAILQPHQNIFIAPDFGLSLIPFGVLPVDETCQELLRDKYQISYVSSGRDVLRWKLETDRTASESLIIANPNFNYPNPPSLTKSQTEGLTKSGVSHSTKPVFKSLSAAELTPLPETEPLAQTIAEKLNIPNLYLGDRALETLFSETACPRILLIATHGDYEPEDPYFQLTYQLLNCPSEEEDNLLAQNRDLVNPQLLLVMENQAETFVKQGKENSAQWLRNFAQKVSEEYKISPAPNPTENPFNRFAVAPGNNAMIRGYLAFAGANTWRKGEALPPEAGKGRLLAQDIAGIDLWENELTILIACQTGLGDVQSGEGVFGLRRAFAVAGCKALIMSLWSVPTRASLLLMDVFLNHVQQGLGKGEALVKAQNYVRSITIKELHTLPLGRDILDEFKEKASKFEEFSKNNPDYQLLSHPYFWGAWISQGLE, encoded by the coding sequence ATGAACGGAGAGAATGCTTCGGAACAACTAAATGAAAGAGTTATTCAGCTTTATAGTGAAGGCAAATTTACTGAAGCAATAGAGATTGCTGAAAAAGCATTAACTTTAGCTCAATCCCTTCACCCAGGCGACCATCCTCAGGTGGCAGCAAGTCTTACTAACTTGGCAACACTCTACAGATCCGAAGCACGCTACGCGGAAGCTGAACGTCTTTCCCTACAAGCGTTAGAGATGAGAAAACGCCTGTTTAATGGCGACCATCCCGATGTGGCACAAAGTCTGAACAACTTGGCAACACTCTACTACTCCCAAGGACGCAACGAGAAAGCTGAACCTCTCTATCTACAGGCATTAGAGATGACAAAACGCTTATTTAATGGCGACCATCCTGATGTGGCAGCCATTATGAATAACTTAGGACAACTCTACGATTCCCAAGGACGCTACGCAGATGCTGAACCTCTCTTAAAAAAGGCATTAGAGATGAGAAAACGTCTATTTACAGGCGATCATTCTGATGTGGCACAAAGTTTGAATAATTTGGCATTACTCTACGATTCCCAAGGACGGTACGCGGATGCTGAACCTCTCTTCCAAAAGGCGTTAGAGATGTGGCAACATCTATTTAAAGGCGATCATCCTGATGTGGCAACCATGATGAATAACTTGGTAGAAATCTACAACGTTCAAGGACTATACGCGGAAGCTGAACCTATTTGTCTACAGGCATTAGAGATGAGAAAACGCTTATTTAATGGCGACCATCCTCATGTGACAGTCAGTCTGAACACCTTGGCATCACTTTACTCTTCCCAAGCACGCTACGCGGAAGCTGAACATTTTTACCTACAGGCGTTAAAGATGTGTCAACGTCTATTTAATGGCGACCATCCCAATGTGGCAGCCATGATGAATAACTTGGCATCATTCTACGATTCCCAAGGAGGCTACACGGATGCTGCATCTCTATTAAAAAAGGCGTTAAAGATGTGTCAACGTCTATTTAATGGCGACCATCCTGATGTGGCAGCCATGATGAATAACTTGGGATTACTCTACGATTCTCAAGGATGCTACGCAGATGCTGAACCTCTCTTACAAAAGGCATTAGAGATGAGAAAACGCCTATTTACAGGCGACCATCCTGATGTGGCACAAAGTTTGAATAATTTGGCATTACTCTACTCTTCCGAAGGACGCTACACGGATGCTAAACCTCTCTTTAAAAAAGCGTTAGAGATGTGGCAACATCTATTTAAAGGCGACCATCATGATGTGGCAACCAGTCTCAATAACTTGGCAGGACTCTACGACTCCCAAGGACAATACGCGGAAGCTGAACCTTTTTGCCTACAGGCGTTAGAGATGAAAAAACGCCTATTTAATGGTGATCATCCTGATGTTGCATTCAGTTTGAATAACTTGGCATCACTCTACTCTTCCCAAGGACGCTACACGGATGCTGAACCTCTCTTCCAAAAGGCGTTAGAGATGTGGCAACATCTATTTAAAGGCGATCATCCTGATGTGGGAACCAGTCTGAATAACTTGGCAGGACTCTACGACTCCCAAGGACGCTACACGGATGCTGAACCTCTCTTCCAAAAGGCATTAGAGATGAGAAAACGCTTATTTGATGGCGACCATCCTGATGTGGCAACCAGTCTCAATAACTTGGCATTACTCTACTCTTCCCAAGGACGCTACGCGGATGCTGAACATCTCTACCAAAAGGCATTAGAGATGTGGGAACGTGTATTTAATGGCGATTATCCCAATATAGCAAGAGGTCTAAATAATTTAGCATCAGTCTACTCTTCCCAAGGACGGTATGCGAAAGCTGAACCTGTCTTACAAAAAGCATTAGAGATGACGCAACGCCTATTTAAAGGCGACCATCCTGATGTAGCCCGTAGTATTAATAAGTTGGCAGAACTGTTAGCTGGTACAAATCGACCCCAAGAAGCATTTGAAAAAATGCACGAAGCGATCGAAATGTATGAACGGTTGATTCGTAGTAATTTTGCCTTTAGTTCAGAACAAGAACGACTGCAATCTATTAAAAATAAGAGAAGCAATTTTTATGCTTTCCTATCCTTAATTTCTCAATATTTCTCCGACTCTCCCGAACAAGTCCAAAAAGCCTTAGATGTCGTTCTCAAACGTAAATCTATGACGGCGGCGGCGTTAGCCGCGTTTAATTTTGCCATCCACAGTCAACGCTATTCCCACCTAAAACCCCAGTTTAATCGCCTCCGTTCTTTGCAAGAACAACTGTATCACCGCACCTATAACCCACCCCTTCCAGATCCAGAACAACCCATAGAACTTTATCGCATTCGTTTGCGAGAGTATCAAAAAGACATTGCCGAATTAGAAAACCAATGTCAACAATTAGAAAAGCAACTCGCCGCCGAAGTTCCTGAAATTCAACTCGACCATCAAACCCTAGATCGTCGCGCCGTTGCCTTAGAATTACCCGCCAATAGCGTCTTAGTGGAATATGTGCGGTTCGATCGCTATGATTTTACAGCCGCCAAAGCTCAAAACTGGCAATCTGCCGAATATTGGGCGTTTATTTTACCCTCCCAAAATCCCGATGCGGTGCAGATGATTTCATTAGGAGAAGCGCAACCCATTGATGATTTAATTGAAAAGGTGCGACAAGTTTTATCCTTGGACAAAAATACCCCACCCCCAGAAACTAGGGCAAATAAAAAGGGTAAAACACGGGATGAAGCACTAAAAGAGCTATTAAAGAAGCATCAATATGACGCCCAAGAACCCAACGCCTTACGCGAAAAAATCTTTGATCCTCTCCTTGCTATTCTGCAACCACATCAAAACATTTTTATTGCCCCCGACTTTGGTTTAAGCCTGATTCCTTTTGGGGTTTTGCCCGTCGATGAAACCTGCCAAGAGTTATTAAGGGATAAGTATCAAATCAGTTATGTGAGTAGCGGGCGAGATGTCTTAAGATGGAAACTAGAAACAGACAGAACTGCCTCGGAATCCTTAATTATTGCCAATCCTAACTTTAACTATCCCAACCCTCCTAGTTTAACGAAATCTCAAACCGAAGGTTTAACGAAATCCGGTGTTTCTCACAGCACAAAACCCGTTTTTAAAAGCCTATCCGCAGCGGAATTGACCCCTCTTCCTGAAACAGAACCCCTAGCCCAAACCATCGCGGAAAAATTAAATATACCCAATTTATATTTAGGCGATCGAGCCCTAGAAACCCTGTTTTCTGAAACAGCCTGTCCCCGCATTTTATTAATCGCCACACATGGAGATTATGAACCAGAAGACCCCTATTTTCAATTAACTTATCAATTGCTCAACTGTCCATCAGAAGAAGAAGATAATTTACTCGCACAAAATCGGGATTTAGTCAATCCCCAACTGCTGTTAGTGATGGAAAATCAAGCCGAAACTTTTGTCAAACAAGGCAAAGAAAATTCCGCCCAATGGTTGAGAAACTTTGCTCAAAAAGTCTCAGAAGAATATAAAATCTCCCCCGCACCCAACCCCACAGAAAACCCTTTTAATCGCTTTGCCGTTGCACCCGGTAATAATGCGATGATTCGGGGTTATTTAGCCTTTGCCGGGGCAAATACTTGGCGAAAAGGAGAGGCATTACCCCCCGAAGCCGGGAAAGGAAGATTATTAGCTCAGGATATCGCGGGCATTGACTTATGGGAAAATGAATTAACGATTTTAATTGCTTGTCAAACGGGTTTAGGAGATGTCCAATCAGGAGAGGGAGTTTTTGGGCTGCGCCGTGCCTTTGCGGTGGCGGGTTGTAAGGCTTTAATTATGAGTTTGTGGTCTGTTCCTACCCGTGCATCGCTGTTATTAATGGATGTGTTTTTAAATCACGTTCAGCAGGGTTTAGGCAAGGGAGAAGCCTTAGTTAAAGCGCAAAATTATGTCCGGTCAATCACGATTAAAGAGTTACACACTTTGCCTCTAGGTCGCGATATTTTGGATGAGTTTAAGGAGAAAGCCAGTAAATTTGAAGAGTTTAGTAAAAATAACCCCGATTATCAATTGTTATCTCATCCTTATTTTTGGGGTGCATGGATTTCTCAGGGATTGGAATGA
- a CDS encoding tetratricopeptide repeat protein — protein sequence MTPEELFKEGFDRYQAGEAPANLIPVFKEVCEKAPKNGNAWASLAWLYLLENKPAPAQKAAKTAVKLNPHDPQARINLAVAILDLKEKGVRPHVEIAQQILMASEELLEEVKKNFEEGLSRKPDWKSLARVKQWIFEA from the coding sequence ATGACGCCAGAAGAATTGTTTAAAGAAGGTTTCGATCGCTACCAAGCTGGCGAAGCCCCTGCTAATCTCATCCCCGTGTTCAAAGAAGTGTGCGAAAAAGCCCCAAAAAATGGCAATGCCTGGGCTAGCCTCGCGTGGCTCTACCTGTTGGAAAATAAGCCCGCACCAGCTCAAAAAGCAGCGAAAACCGCCGTCAAATTGAACCCTCACGACCCCCAAGCTCGCATCAACCTAGCAGTCGCCATCCTCGACCTCAAAGAAAAAGGCGTGCGCCCCCACGTAGAAATCGCTCAGCAAATCCTGATGGCTTCCGAAGAGTTGCTGGAGGAAGTTAAGAAAAATTTTGAAGAAGGGTTAAGCCGGAAACCCGACTGGAAGAGTCTCGCCCGGGTCAAACAGTGGATTTTTGAGGCATAA
- a CDS encoding iron-sulfur cluster assembly accessory protein produces the protein MTQAISQQRGIQMTDSAVRQVLALREKQGKDLCLRVGVRQGGCSGMSYVMDFADPSTVKPDDEVFDYEGFQVVCDRKSILYLYGLVLDFSDAMIGGGFKFTNPNATQTCGCGSSFSA, from the coding sequence ATGACTCAAGCGATTTCACAACAGCGGGGCATTCAAATGACGGACTCTGCTGTTCGTCAAGTTTTAGCTCTTCGGGAAAAACAAGGTAAAGACCTCTGCTTGCGAGTAGGGGTGCGCCAGGGCGGCTGTTCTGGTATGTCTTACGTGATGGATTTCGCAGATCCCAGCACTGTGAAACCCGACGATGAGGTGTTCGACTACGAGGGTTTTCAGGTAGTTTGCGATCGCAAAAGCATTCTTTATCTCTACGGCTTGGTGCTCGACTTCAGCGACGCGATGATCGGTGGCGGTTTTAAGTTCACTAACCCCAACGCTACTCAAACTTGTGGCTGCGGCAGTTCTTTTTCTGCTTAA
- a CDS encoding IS200/IS605 family accessory protein TnpB-related protein: MPSLTYVKGLPTPESELNALGFSQMEMFLTAFAPVFRLAATETVNQLLACSEFNKSKWNTYLQATYSINKRHANGIISYSKGKVDSAKQHRSLHIKTLTGKTKSIEVWLPKAEKKLKTANKFYSKKNWPGSTVGCNFPLSCSLKHKGTNWQNLRFQIHNKKRKLFLIQNKLAILKVAPIKVFVPHNQIFLVGSKDETLGNGIAQWNGSTLKIRTPACLEESFGKNVSAEIGNFDRNINRLPTCGAKTWHLFKKDHKWKVAVSFTPSPVESQSFDRAYGCIGIDMNPGSIGWACIDIDGNLKSSCQIALQMGLPNGAQQAQIVDACLQLVTLALLYQCPIVCEELDFSDKKQRLGEKSRKYARMLSSWAYNEFYKQLNAILANRGIELITVNPAFTSIIGLFKYLKMYGLASDESAALVIARRGMRLSEKLPDSITAYVEVNSDKHVWSQWAELNRKTKQSGMVNRRHDYYIVSNWSFLVNPELSGREAFAH, from the coding sequence ATGCCATCCCTAACCTACGTCAAAGGACTGCCCACTCCAGAGTCGGAACTAAACGCTTTGGGATTCAGTCAGATGGAGATGTTTTTAACTGCATTCGCCCCTGTTTTTAGGCTTGCTGCGACTGAAACGGTTAATCAGTTGTTGGCTTGTTCCGAATTTAACAAGTCGAAATGGAATACATACCTTCAGGCAACCTACTCTATCAATAAGCGTCACGCAAATGGCATTATCTCTTATTCCAAGGGTAAAGTTGACAGCGCTAAACAGCATCGTTCGTTGCATATCAAGACATTAACTGGCAAAACAAAGTCGATTGAAGTTTGGCTGCCGAAGGCGGAGAAAAAGCTTAAAACAGCAAACAAGTTTTACTCCAAAAAGAATTGGCCGGGCAGCACAGTAGGCTGCAATTTCCCTTTGTCTTGTTCGCTCAAGCACAAGGGAACTAATTGGCAAAACTTACGGTTTCAGATTCACAACAAAAAGCGCAAGCTTTTCTTGATTCAGAACAAGCTGGCTATTTTGAAGGTAGCACCAATCAAAGTATTCGTACCTCACAATCAAATCTTTCTTGTGGGTTCTAAGGACGAAACGCTAGGGAATGGTATCGCGCAATGGAACGGTTCTACCTTAAAGATTAGAACCCCTGCTTGTCTTGAAGAAAGTTTCGGCAAAAATGTCTCAGCCGAAATTGGCAATTTTGACCGAAATATTAATCGACTACCGACCTGCGGTGCCAAGACTTGGCATCTATTCAAGAAAGATCATAAATGGAAAGTAGCGGTATCTTTTACACCAAGCCCTGTTGAGTCCCAGTCTTTTGATCGAGCTTATGGTTGTATTGGGATTGACATGAACCCCGGCTCAATTGGTTGGGCTTGTATTGACATCGATGGCAATTTAAAATCCTCATGTCAAATTGCCTTACAAATGGGTTTACCCAATGGTGCACAGCAAGCTCAAATTGTTGATGCTTGTCTTCAGTTGGTGACGTTAGCTCTACTCTATCAATGCCCGATTGTTTGCGAGGAATTAGACTTCTCAGATAAAAAGCAGCGCCTGGGTGAAAAGAGTCGCAAATATGCCAGAATGCTCTCAAGCTGGGCATACAACGAATTTTATAAACAACTAAATGCTATTCTTGCCAATCGTGGAATTGAATTGATTACAGTCAATCCCGCATTTACAAGCATTATTGGTTTATTTAAATACCTTAAGATGTACGGGCTTGCTAGCGATGAAAGCGCTGCTTTAGTGATTGCTCGTAGAGGCATGAGACTTAGTGAAAAACTCCCAGACTCCATAACCGCCTATGTCGAGGTGAACTCGGACAAGCACGTATGGAGTCAATGGGCCGAATTAAATAGAAAGACCAAGCAATCCGGTATGGTGAATCGTAGGCACGATTATTATATCGTTTCTAACTGGAGTTTTCTGGTCAACCCTGAGCTTAGTGGAAGGGAAGCGTTCGCGCACTAG
- a CDS encoding TIGR01777 family oxidoreductase encodes MKVAIAGATGFVGSRLVEKLQAAGHQVVVLSRDAAKAGRVFPASAYPNLEVVAYTPAESGDWLHSIAGCDGVVNLAGVPIAEERWTAARQQAILDSRKLTTAKLVEAIVNANPKPSVFVSASAIGYYGTSETAEFDENSPAGNDFLATVCKDWEAAAQPAKNAAAQPAKNTGTRLAILRLGIVLGMGGALAKMLPPFKLFAGGPIGTGKQWFSWVHREDVVDLILYALQNPQVEGVLNATAPNPVRMNELCQTLGQVLNRPSWLPVPSFALELLLGDGAKVVLEGQKVLPKQTLASGFQYQYPTLKLALEEILTGN; translated from the coding sequence ATGAAAGTAGCGATCGCGGGAGCAACAGGATTTGTCGGTAGCCGGCTGGTAGAGAAGCTGCAAGCTGCGGGACATCAAGTGGTGGTTTTGAGTAGGGATGCGGCGAAGGCTGGGCGAGTTTTTCCGGCTTCAGCTTATCCAAATTTGGAAGTTGTCGCCTACACTCCGGCGGAGTCTGGTGATTGGCTTCATTCGATCGCGGGCTGCGACGGTGTGGTTAATTTAGCTGGGGTGCCGATTGCGGAGGAAAGATGGACGGCGGCGCGCCAGCAGGCGATTCTGGATAGTCGCAAATTGACGACGGCAAAATTGGTCGAGGCGATCGTCAATGCTAATCCTAAACCATCGGTGTTTGTGAGCGCATCGGCGATCGGCTATTACGGAACCAGCGAAACCGCTGAGTTTGACGAAAACAGCCCTGCGGGAAACGATTTTTTAGCAACAGTTTGCAAAGACTGGGAAGCCGCCGCCCAACCTGCCAAAAATGCAGCAGCCCAACCTGCCAAAAATACGGGCACTCGGCTAGCAATTTTGCGACTGGGGATAGTTTTGGGAATGGGAGGCGCGCTGGCTAAAATGTTGCCACCTTTTAAACTATTTGCTGGCGGCCCCATTGGCACAGGAAAACAGTGGTTTTCTTGGGTTCACCGCGAGGATGTGGTGGATCTAATTTTGTACGCCCTGCAAAATCCGCAAGTTGAAGGCGTTTTGAATGCAACAGCGCCGAATCCGGTGCGGATGAATGAATTGTGCCAAACTTTAGGACAAGTTTTAAATCGACCTTCTTGGTTGCCAGTGCCAAGTTTTGCTTTAGAATTGCTGTTAGGAGATGGCGCTAAAGTTGTTTTGGAAGGGCAAAAAGTTTTGCCGAAACAAACTTTGGCGAGCGGTTTTCAATATCAGTATCCAACTCTGAAGTTAGCTCTGGAAGAGATTTTGACTGGTAATTAA
- a CDS encoding type II toxin-antitoxin system PemK/MazF family toxin, which produces MDSNSITTTYPRQGEIYLSRALRQLGDTKKRPVVVVSPDIRNEFSDSVIVVPFTSNLAGVDNPTRILIPAGEGGLQADS; this is translated from the coding sequence ATGGACTCTAATTCAATAACTACAACTTATCCCCGACAAGGGGAGATTTATCTTTCTAGGGCTTTGCGTCAGTTAGGAGATACCAAAAAAAGACCTGTAGTTGTGGTTTCTCCTGACATCCGCAACGAGTTTAGTGATTCTGTGATTGTTGTTCCTTTCACAAGTAACCTTGCAGGGGTAGATAATCCTACTCGCATCTTAATTCCAGCAGGTGAGGGAGGATTGCAAGCTGATTCTTGA
- a CDS encoding IS607 family transposase: MNRLISIGELAELKAVSVDTIRRWEKDGKIESVRTDGGHRRYRLTDFVEEKLGKTIAYARVSSHDQKSDLDRQDAVLSAYCLSQGWDFEVIRDLGSGMNYRKKGLQKLINALLDGEVARLVISHKDRLLRFGSELIFAVCEHHGVEVVILNKKEDATFEEDLASDVLEIITVFSARLYGSRSSKNKKLLNNLAKSVQNL; encoded by the coding sequence ATGAACAGACTGATCAGTATCGGGGAATTAGCGGAACTGAAAGCAGTCAGCGTTGACACCATTAGGCGTTGGGAAAAGGACGGAAAAATTGAATCAGTCCGTACCGATGGTGGACATAGGCGTTATAGGTTGACCGATTTTGTCGAAGAGAAGTTGGGCAAGACTATTGCTTACGCTAGAGTATCTAGTCATGACCAAAAGTCCGATCTAGACAGGCAAGACGCTGTACTGTCAGCTTACTGTCTGTCTCAAGGTTGGGATTTTGAAGTGATCAGGGATTTAGGTTCCGGGATGAACTACAGGAAAAAGGGACTTCAAAAGTTGATTAATGCCCTACTGGACGGTGAAGTTGCCCGATTAGTTATTTCCCACAAGGACAGACTTCTAAGGTTTGGATCTGAACTGATCTTTGCTGTGTGCGAACATCATGGTGTTGAAGTGGTCATCTTGAACAAAAAGGAAGATGCAACCTTTGAGGAAGACTTAGCCTCGGACGTACTGGAAATCATCACCGTATTTTCGGCTAGACTTTACGGGTCACGCTCAAGCAAAAATAAAAAACTTTTGAATAATCTTGCAAAATCTGTACAAAACCTGTAA
- a CDS encoding DUF4384 domain-containing protein, translating into MKLPRYEDHEKDFLEAMATKFCLTGKTRIVFLHRFCEKNAELNDKTLADEWQGELLEGTKKPDKDPAAIKKSVDAAAIILRDRLQVICDKLQDEGCDFGETKKGRWKIGKAWLQKVKFIEWAKEQRLIKPLTIEEYWNELKTKAKKLQPATDKEMQSELVVEKWEPQLGNMGARTNIKRQQIPVNSDLTYRVISPQFGHLILFEREPNGTIVCLCPSEFAPSSYHAGKETKLPHSDSEYEFFGSDELGWEQLIAVITPELPPFQWLEDSGQEALEVDREHLAEILDYVNSQPNAEVLYTEYLVVAA; encoded by the coding sequence ATGAAATTACCCAGGTATGAAGACCATGAAAAAGACTTTCTTGAAGCAATGGCAACGAAATTTTGCTTGACTGGCAAAACTCGGATAGTATTTTTGCACCGATTCTGCGAAAAAAATGCAGAATTGAATGATAAGACTTTAGCTGATGAATGGCAAGGTGAATTACTAGAGGGAACTAAAAAGCCAGACAAAGATCCGGCTGCTATTAAAAAAAGTGTAGATGCGGCAGCTATTATTTTGCGCGATCGCTTACAGGTAATTTGCGACAAGCTGCAAGATGAAGGGTGCGACTTTGGGGAAACTAAAAAAGGTCGCTGGAAAATAGGTAAAGCATGGTTACAAAAAGTTAAGTTTATTGAATGGGCAAAAGAACAGCGATTAATTAAACCGCTTACTATCGAAGAATATTGGAACGAATTAAAAACGAAAGCTAAAAAACTCCAGCCCGCGACAGATAAAGAAATGCAATCTGAGTTAGTTGTGGAAAAATGGGAACCACAATTAGGAAATATGGGTGCACGAACGAATATCAAACGTCAACAAATTCCGGTTAATAGCGATTTAACTTATCGGGTGATTTCTCCCCAATTCGGACATTTAATCTTATTTGAACGGGAACCTAACGGCACGATTGTTTGTTTATGTCCTTCGGAATTTGCCCCCTCATCCTACCATGCAGGGAAAGAGACGAAGTTACCCCATTCTGACTCTGAGTATGAATTTTTTGGCTCGGATGAGCTAGGATGGGAACAACTGATTGCGGTGATTACGCCTGAGTTACCGCCGTTTCAGTGGTTGGAAGATAGTGGCCAGGAAGCCTTAGAAGTCGATCGAGAGCATTTAGCAGAAATTTTGGACTATGTGAATAGTCAACCTAACGCTGAGGTGTTATATACTGAATATTTGGTTGTTGCTGCTTAA